CTTAGGTGCGGGTTCGAGCAAAAGAATGTACAGATACCACTCATAGTAACCTTTTATCATCTTCATGAATATAAGGACATATACGAGAAAATGTATAGCAAGAAAATAAGATATACTTCATTCAAGATATATCCATACTGTGTGAAATATCTGAAATTCTGGATAGCTACAGTAATCAAACAACTTCACTAAAAAGTAATACCATGGAAATGAAAAGGTTCAAAATTTACCATCCTGGAGAGTGAACGGATGGCTCTCCAGGTAACTTTCGAAAATAAAGCATTCCGCAGTTCTGGAAACAGAAAATTTACCATAAATATTTGCCATAATGCATAAAACATAGTTGTATATGTTATGACAGGAGAGCAGAAAGAGAGAACCTAAAAAATACTGAGTTTCTTTCGGCGGCTTTTCAGGCATAAGTAAACATTGATAAGCAAGTTCTGTAACAAAATTTACCTGTACAAGCTGATACTCCTGACCGTGCAATACCATATCCAATCAGAACTGCTGCTGGGCTTGCAAAGAGAGCCAACAGGGTTGCATTAGCATCTGTAAATCCTGCCAGTGAGGCTTCAGCGCCGCCAAGTGCTGCAAGCCAATCGATAGCAAGCTTAAACAAGAAAGGCACTTGAACATTTATGACCTGGTGTTCATTGTAAATAGAAATGGTTAGGTGATAAGGTTGAAAGCTTCATGTAACCCTGGATCAATTCTCTTTTGTGAAATTAGATCAATTCAGATGGGGAGCCCTTCCACGCGAtgacagtttcaaaaaaaaaacttcatgtAACAGCTTCCATGTTTTAAGTCCATCATGGCATATATCATAACTGCAAGGGAAATATTCTTTTCTTTGATTTAAGAATGATGATAGTTGACTATTTCTATCTGAGACCTTGTTGAgcaattaaagaagaagaaattaCCTATTTTGTTTTACAAAGAAATAAGCATCCAGCAAATAGGATGCATCTGATTTTACCACATTGCATCAAAATAGGTCAAAAGGATCATTTGTATAAAAGCCAAGAATATCAGTACACTATGAGTAATACAAATGCACTGCATTCCAACGAAGTGGGGTAAGGAGATTATCAATTTTGAGCCTACAGCATGATTGTCAATGGTAGACTCTACAGAAAAGTGTTAGCCCAAATGGGGTTGCTAATACATCGCAGATCACTAGTACTTAATGACTACAACAGAAAACAAAAGCATTTGCTAACAAAAGTGGATTGCATTATTTTAGCTCGAAGAATATTTGTAAAGGGAACAATTTCCACGAGTAACATGTACCTTTGCGCCGACTAAGAGACCCAAGGACAACACAATCCTGATGTTGAAATCGCGGCTATTGTTCAGCCTCAAGTACTTCCAAAGGTTATGAAGGATCTGAATATCTGCTATCTGATCATCGATGTCCTTCTTCGGGGCATCTTTATGCTCGTTGTCATCAGCCGGTTTCCCAGCTGTCACAGCACTGGCAGAAGTGGAGAATGCATTCCCTCTCTAAAAAACAAGTAAGAATCACAAAACCATAATTTGGCAAAGAAATAGTACCTTCTATGAAGAAAAGAAACAGAACAGATGAATCAACTTCTTTCTATCGTTTTGTTAACCATTGATGTCATGAAGCAACCACAAAGCCATACTTGAGTAACCATATTTTCAGTTGGAGCTAAAAAAAGGGCAGGGTAAGTGCAGTTACAGTTCATAGAATCAGAACAAGCAGAGAGAGAAATGCAATACTACCATGTGCTCCACACTTGTCCTTCATTTTGTGCTTTGACAGATTAGGCCAGAGACTGATTTTCACACAGAAACACAGTGGAAAGTTGAGTGCAGGTTGCAGGTTGTCTCAGGTTCTCAACAGAGAAAACTTTGTATACAAAATAAGCCTAAACTTAAGTTAGTGTCTAGATTCATCCCTTGGCAACCACCGGACAAGAAACTGAAGCCCAATCAACAGCTCCCACTAACTCCAGCACTTGTGATTCATTATTATTAGCCCACTACTGTTTTACCAGGAAATTATCACTTGCTTCAGTAAAACATTGATACTTACATATCCATGAATCTGTTATCTATGCACTCAGTGACTCATTGACACTGTATATATCTATGAATCTATTCTCGGCTACTTACTGATTTACTGGGAAATTCTCACTTGTTTCAGTAAAACATTGATACTGTATAGTTATCTATGAATCTAATATCTGCGCATCTCAGCGTTGATGAAAAAAAATTGGGATGAGGAGGACCGCAGGAGGTTACCAGGTCGCAGAGAGGCCACGCGCACCACCGCGGCGGGAAGGCCGAGCCCGGGAGCAGGCAGTGGAGGGGGCCCAAGGGGGCGCGTCCCCCCGtccccggagagaccctgcagccTGGTCCGAAGCCCCCGAGGTGAGGCGTCGGCGCGGGCGGGCCGTTGGTCCCGCCGGGCCGCCGGAGCGCCGCGGGGAGCTGGAAGCGGGAGCCCCGCAGGAGGTGCCTCGCGGCGAGCACGCGGGAGCAGGGCCGCATGGCGCGGCGCCGGCGCTCCCCGgccggcgacggacgggacgagggGAGAGGGGGGAGAAGGCCGGTCAACCTTGGGAGGCGGAGCTGGGCATTTCGCGGGCGCGGTGAGCGACTTGTATCCGATCTGGTAGAAGAGCTCGAGATGGGGTCGTGCTAGGATGCGGCGTCGTGGGCCGTTGGATGTGTGATGAGTGGCGCAGATCCGGTTTATGGTGTTCGTAAATTTTAGAGCATTTTCCAATATCAGAATCAGATGATGTAAATTTTGGTGCCGGAAATTTTCCTGCTGTAACAGATGATGTAAAAGCCGGTGCCGTGCAAACGTGGCTTCTTCAACTATCAAAAACATTAAAACATGTTCAACCCAGATAATAATAAACTCATATCAAATTAATCTGATCAGACGAGGGAGTGACGGTATGGGTCTAGCACCCTAGTCTTGATagatttatttatttgattttgcCGGCTATGGCACATGAACATGATATGGTCCGTATCCTACCCCTCCCTTTGTTCCTTGTGAAATCCATCCTGAAAAGCACGAGTTGGTGAAGGTAGGGGCAGCGACCGGCGATGGAGAGGGTAGGCATGGTTTGGATCCCACGCAACGGCGACTGATAAGGACGAGGGTAGGCGACTTGTGCATCCCCATAGCGATGACGTCAAGACGCAAGTCCCCGACGGCAGCGAGCGACCTCCCCAACTCAGTCAGGTACCACAATAAACCCCTTTCGCCCTCCCTATAGCTGCTCAATTTCAGAAGGGGGTTTTGTCTCCACAATAGAGGTTGTGTTTCACAAGGATAAAAATGGGTTTCAGAAAGGAAAACACATTTACCTCTGCAACGGAGGCCGTGTTTCAGAAAGAAAAAGAATGTTTCTGAGTGATTGCAAAAAAGACCCTTTTTgtgtttaaaaaaaaacaaaaccaAAGACCCTTATTATTACTACACTCTAAAAAAAGGTGCGCTCTTATTACTGCTCACAGATCGGACGGCTATTCGTGGCTCCATCCAACAGTCGGCGGGACGAACCCCACACACACCTCTCTCCCTGTGGTTCAAATTTTAATTTTCCTTCTGGGTGCtccgctcctcctcgccggccggccatcgccgccgcctcgccggggaAGGGAGGAGGAGCTGATGAAGCTCGGGATCTCTCTCCCCCCGCCCCGGTAAGACCATCTCCCCCTCCGTCCCCTCCCCCCTATATCCCCGTCCGCTGCCGCTGAAACGTGCGGGGGTTCGATTTCGGACCAGGAGCGTCGGCGGGAGGGCCAGCGCGCCCCCTGCTTCCTCCGCGTCGTCGGCGGCGCCGTCGCAGCAGCAGGCCTTCTCGCTCCCGCGCCCGAAGCTGCCGCGGCTCTCGGAGTCGGAGGCCTTCGTCGGCCAGGCCCTCCACCGGCCCACGCCCGCGCGCCACCAGGTCTCCTCCGCTCCCCCCTCCTGCCGCCCGTTGCCACTGAACTCGTCCGTGGACCCGGTGTGCCTTTTTTTGTTCGTTCAGTTCAGTTCCTCAACGCCACTGAGACTGAATTGGTTCAGTGGGCAGCTCCAGCAGCGTTTCCGATGAATTGGCTATGGCGATGAGTGGGATCAACAGTTCGATTCCACAAACCGATCGATTGGTTGATTGGTTATCTGCTTGGAAGCTCGGAATAATCGTTCGTGCAACCTATCTATCTAGTATGTATATGCTGCTGCAGAATAGCACCAAACTGAAACTGGTTCAGGATCCAAGAGGTTACCTGCTTGTCCAATCCTCATTCTGCGAACGAACGACCAGTCGAGTGTTCTTCTGTGGCTGTGGTGGCATGGCGCCATCTTGGTATTTTTTCCGTTTGTTGCACGTGTACTGAAGTACGTATGATGTTCAGTGTCTTACCAACTTTATCAGCATTCTGCCTTGCTTCTGCCGGAATGACACCATATATTACAGAAGCGGTCCGCTGTATGCAACTTCTGTTCGTCATGAATAACTTCTGCTTTATCCATAAAAGCATGGTGAATGACTTCAGGTTGTGGTATTTCTGCTTGTTGCACATGGATGTACTGAAACATGAGGTCTGGGTTCATGGTAGTTTATCTGTATTTGTGCCTTGCTTCTGCTGGACTGACCTCCTTATTTCAGATGCAGCTTCTGCTCGTTGTCTTGCTGCTAAACGTTTCACTAATAGCACCTGTGCTTCTACTCACAGCTTACTAGTTACGAAATATGTGTAGCTCTTGTGCCTTCCCCAATTGTGACCTCAATTTGTCATCTCATTGGTGGCCAGGGATTTGGCTTGCATGACGACTCGTCGAAGAGGATGCCTCCATTTCCTCCCAGTTCAGCTTCTCGTGCACACGAAGAACCCCAGCAGCAGCAACCGGTGATCGTACCCAGCAGCACTACCCTGCACTGGAACCCCTCTCCTACAGACACTAGATGTAAGCTCTGAATCCCCAAGCAATGCATCCGATTGATTTAACGTCTCACACCAACTTCAGGAACATTTTTCTTGTTCACCTCTGTTTTATCTCATTGTCTGGGCATGCAAACTGGATTGGCGTGTGCTTTTATGCTAGAAAGAGCATCGGAAGCTGTTCTGTGTCTAGACCTCACCATCACTAAGCTGTGGGTATGTTTTGTTTGGTGTGCCTGATGATGGTAGTATTTCAACAGGTCGGGTTAACGAGGACGCTGAGCGCAGGTTTCAGCACCTGTCAGGTTCAGTACACAAGGTGGGGATGGTATTGGACTCGGTACAAACTGATGTTATTCAGCTAAACCGAACCATGAAGGACGCATCGCTTGAATGTAAGCCTTGCAAACCGGTACTGTTGATCATAATAGGAATTGCAGCAGCTTCTGATTTGCTCATAAACTTTGCACTTTGATTTCTCTTCTTCTTCGACAACTGATGCATCATATAAGTGAGTCGTATTTATCTGTTATGTGCAGCTGGTGTTGTGCAGCAAAAGTTTGATCTCCTAGAGGATACACTTCAGAAAATTGTAAGAGAAGTTGATGTCTCAGTTCTTTCTCCTACCATTTCATTGTTTGCAAAAACAACAAAGTTTGATATATTCAAACATGTTATCGCAGATTAAAGGACAAAATGATCTGAAAGTACTTGCTGAAAGCAGCACGAAAAGCAACCTGGATCAGCTGAATGTAATCAACTCTCGCACCAGCAAATTGAATGAGATGTCTTTGGTCGTTTCAGTCTGCCCAAAACAAGTGCAAGCAGATTTAAGGGAGCTGCATGGTGACATCTTCAGGGTTCTTACAAAGGACATGGAGGTACTTCTTCTGCTGCTAATCTACCGCTAGCTTTGGTACATCTTTTTTCGGTTCATTTTGTCTTCAGGAATTATCCTGATGGTTGGCATGTGCACATAAGTAATTAATGTACCAGTATCCCAAGTTCTCTGTTGTCTCCATATGTGTGGGTTCAGTTCCATATAAACATATAAGTTTTCCTAAATCTCTTTATGTATCCAGATTCTTGAAATAACATCATTTTCTTGTATAATGATCATGTCACATAACATTCAGCATTCTCAGTAGGTGATAGCATTTACTTTCTCTTTGAGATGGCTCAAAAAGCTCACAGTCCTATCTATTAAGTGGCATGTCACTCTTTTTCATACTGAAGAAACCTACGCGGATAGGTTTGCACTACAACTGCCTGATCTTTGTGTCTCTTCATTCATGCAGGGGGTTGTTAGAGATATCAGGTCTCTGAGTACTAAGCCTGCTGTAATGCCAATGCTGCCAGTATGTTTACTCATTACTTGATGAGCTGAATCCATAAGTCTTTTCTTATCCTTGTCTCACTGTCTTTTCTGTCTTGGTTGAAGGACCATGTGGTAGCAAAAGGAAGTCCCCTGATGAACAAGATGTCTGTAGCAAACGAAAGGCCTACAATGAACCAGACACCAGTAGCAAAAGGAAGTCCCCTGATGAACAAGATGTCTGTAGCAAATGAAAGGCCTACAATGAACCAGACACCAGTAGCAAATGGACGGCCCCTGATGAACCAAACACCAGTGGCAAATGGAAGCCCCATGATCATCAACCAGGCTCGAGTAGGAAATGGAAGGTCCCAGCTGAAACAAACACCAGTTACAGATGCAATGCCCCAGAGGGATCTAACACCAGAGATAAATGGAAGGCCCCAGAAGGACCGAATACCATTAGCAGATGGATGTCCCCATATGGAACAAATAACACCAACAAAACCGTAATATTCTAGTCTCAGTTTCTCACATAATTCAGTTATTAGCTAAATATACAGAGATTTTATACAAAGATTCCTAGAAGTATCCTGCTCTGATAGGGATACAAAGCTATGTGGTGTGGCCACAGAGAAAGCTCCTTTTTTTGTGATAGTTTTCTCGCTGTTATTTCAGTTCTATCAGCAAGGTTTTCTTTACCTGGATCACATGATGCCAGATTTAACCTAGGTGTTTTTGCACGTAGAAGGGGCATCAGAGAACAACATGTATGCCCTATAATTTAGAGAATTGAAATCACAGTTTTCATGAAAGGGTGTTAAGAAAAGGTTTCTTAATGTGCTGACTAAGACTAAATTTTGAAATCTTTGAACACAAGTACGAAGATTGTTAAactttttcaaaaatgttcaaatAAACATTCATATTTGCATAATCCTGTGGTAAGATGCTTATTTTCATGAGAGAGCTGGTTTAAATTTAATACTGGCAATTCAAATCTTGAAATGGTATATGTTGTATTGCTCCAAAACACTCTCTCTTTCTTCAGGAAGACTATATTCATGACTTTTCAGTAGTACTTCAAATATGACTCTGCATATACATTATGTCTTCACTGTTTTGCTCATTACGTCCTTGTTAGATTTCTGGATTCTGACAAAGCTTGCCTATTAATGCCAGCCTTCCTGCATGTTCCACTTATACTACAAGGGCGCCAGTTCTGAAGCCAAAGGTAGAACAGGGTAAGGTAAAAGCAGCTCACATGGTTGGTACAAGCTACAGGCTAGCACCTTCACAGAAAGAGGAGTTGAATGAAAAGGTCAATCCCCAAGAGCCAACTAAGAAGGTAACCTGTGATACCTTGATCTTTCCATCGTAATGAAATGGGTATAGGATACCTCGAGCAAACTAATGTTGTCGGCTAGTTTGGGTACGATTTTCATGCTTTCAACAGTTAAAGGAAACACCTGTTGCAGTACTGCTTACAGTTCAGGGCCAATGTCCTTCTGGAAAAAGCATACCACTGCGTTCTGGTTCTGAAAAAAGCACACCACTGAAAAACGCATACCATTGAGTTACGATTCTGAAAAAGCATACCTATGAATTTACCGGAACATGCTTGAAGCTGCAGTAGACCGAAAACTTGCGCTTGCATTATATTCAGTGTGTGATCGTGGCTCTGTACTTGTGTTTGAAAATGCAGGAAGCAATTATAATAATCATCGATTCAGATAATGGCAGTAAAGGGTGCACTCCCCGGATGATTCTGAACATGGAACCAGGTAGAGCTCATTCCTTTTTGTGCATGCTTTTCTTATGTCGTTTCTAGTTTCCTGCTCAAATAGGAGAGGAAGACCCTGACTGGTAATCATTCATAACAGAGAGATAGTCATCGGCAATTACGATTTGCCACGTACTAGTTTCTATTGCGGCATGCATTTTTATTGCCAAAGAACCAAGAAATTCGCAGCAGAAAAAAGTTTCAAAGGAAAAGAAGCAAATCGCACCCTCTGTTATGTATATATGCTACAGCTGACCTGAGGAAGGAAGTCGGCAGCGAGTCGGGGCCGCAGCTTGTGTGGggggcgaggaagaggaggacgagaaGCGAGACACTGCCCATTGATGCCGCCACCTTGCTGCCAGGACAAGGGGAGAAGAGGAGGCGGGGACCTGGACCAGAAGCACAGAAGGACGAGACTGTTCACACGGTTGAAGCCGCTCCAGCGAAGCGGGCTCACCGGTTCAACCCCAAGTACGACGCGACCCTGTGGATCACCTGCTGAGGCGGTCCGAGAAGCCATGTCGGCGCCGGGCACACTGGCAGAACAATGGTTGTTCAACTTTGGCAACAACATTGCACGTAGTATCGTTTCACCTATGACCCCCACAACTCAAACACATTACACATGTACATCATAGATGTTCAGGGAGGTAAAGTCCCTTTTTCTTTCAACCATTTCATCTGTTGTTTACGCGAGGTCCACATGAGCAACAGACTGAAGAATTGCAAATGAGGTACCATAACTAGCACTTGCAATATGGTAGGCAGTGATTTATTCTGTGTGCAGTCTATACTTCCAAGTTAGTCCACTAGCACTGGCTGCATTGCCTCAGATTTCTTCCTCAGAACTTCCTATAGCGCCGACGATAGGTACCGCTCTCCCGCGCTCGGATGAACATTCTGAAACAACATGTGCATTTGTTAGTTACTCTTCTGAAACTTCGTCATGTTAACATTTTTTTTTTGGATAATTTTCACACAGATGGGCATGTATGGCGTACCATGATGAGCTTCCCTTCGTTTTCTTTTGGTAAGGGAGCGGTAAATTTATTTTTGCAACTTACCAGTAGACCCTCTTGCAGTGCCAACTTTACGGATAAAAATTTGGACCTATGTCGATAGATAAATATAGATATATGTGCTTTCGATTACGACCACCGATAATCAGACCAGCACGATATTGGTCCTGCTGCTGCTGCAGGGTGGAGAAGGAAGAGACGACGGCGCCGGTGGAGGAGGCTAGTCCGCTGCGGCTGGCTCCCATGAGAAGAGATTTGTGGGATGACCAGAATAGAATCTGCCCTTTTGGTGAGATCGTAGGATAAAATAAATCATTCATATTTAGACAAATCTGAAAAATTCTGCCCCTAGAATGCATTACACGTTTTCCTGAAAGAAGGTACACCCGCCTTGCCTCTCCATCGACTGATACACGTAGCCATATTCTTTTCAAAGTATAAAGTCTCACAAACATAATTGAAAATACATTACATGTACACACGACCATATGATTCGGCGAAACATTGTTTCCCTAGCACAAAGTCTAACTTCTCGCACGGCCACAACCCAACCAAACAATGCTAGCCTCATGGCCAAGTGCACACGCCTTATTGGATCAACAGTCCATGCAGAAACTCAGATTCACACTTCCCAACCTGTCGGTTGGATCCGCATGCATCTCAAATTCCGAATTCTACCCAGCACTCTTAGGGGCGGTCTGTAGTACATCCTTGAACATACTCTCAAGGTTGGCCAACGACCTGCCACCAGGTTGTGTCGTCGCACGAACGGCTATCTCGCTCCACTCCGCCGCCTTCCGCCTCATTTCTCTCCCCACCCCTTCTCCTCCCATCACCTCCCGTATCCTCGCCTCGACCACCTCTCGGCGCAAATCATCACCAACTTCCATCCCAACGCCCCACTCCACACACGCGTAATGGGAGTTGGTTTGCTGCTCGGCGAAGAAGGGCCAACACAACATTGGCACCCCGGCACTAAGGCCCTCCATCATCGAGTTCCACCCACAGTGCGTCAAGAAGGCACCCACTGCCTCATGCTGCAGCACCGC
This region of Triticum aestivum cultivar Chinese Spring chromosome 2D, IWGSC CS RefSeq v2.1, whole genome shotgun sequence genomic DNA includes:
- the LOC123051082 gene encoding protein PAIR1-like isoform X1, coding for MKLGISLPPPRSVGGRASAPPASSASSAAPSQQQAFSLPRPKLPRLSESEAFVGQALHRPTPARHQGFGLHDDSSKRMPPFPPSSASRAHEEPQQQQPVIVPSSTTLHWNPSPTDTRCRVNEDAERRFQHLSGSVHKVGMVLDSVQTDVIQLNRTMKDASLESGVVQQKFDLLEDTLQKIIKGQNDLKVLAESSTKSNLDQLNVINSRTSKLNEMSLVVSVCPKQVQADLRELHGDIFRVLTKDMEGVVRDIRSLSTKPAVMPMLPDHVVAKGSPLMNKMSVANERPTMNQTPVAKGSPLMNKMSVANERPTMNQTPVANGRPLMNQTPVANGSPMIINQARVGNGRSQLKQTPVTDAMPQRDLTPEINGRPQKDRIPLADGCPHMEQITPTKPLPACSTYTTRAPVLKPKVEQGKVKAAHMVGTSYRLAPSQKEELNEKVNPQEPTKKEAIIIIIDSDNGSKGCTPRMILNMEPDGHVWRTMMSFPSFSFGWRRKRRRRRWRRLVRCGWLP
- the LOC123051082 gene encoding protein PAIR1-like isoform X2, which codes for MKLGISLPPPRSVGGRASAPPASSASSAAPSQQQAFSLPRPKLPRLSESEAFVGQALHRPTPARHQGFGLHDDSSKRMPPFPPSSASRAHEEPQQQQPVIVPSSTTLHWNPSPTDTRCRVNEDAERRFQHLSGSVHKVGMVLDSVQTDVIQLNRTMKDASLESGVVQQKFDLLEDTLQKIIKGQNDLKVLAESSTKSNLDQLNVINSRTSKLNEMSLVVSVCPKQVQADLRELHGDIFRVLTKDMEGVVRDIRSLSTKPAVMPMLPDHVVAKGSPLMNKMSVANERPTMNQTPVAKGSPLMNKMSVANERPTMNQTPVANGRPLMNQTPVANGSPMIINQARVGNGRSQLKQTPVTDAMPQRDLTPEINGRPQKDRIPLADGCPHMEQITPTKPLPACSTYTTRAPVLKPKVEQGKVKAAHMVGTSYRLAPSQKEELNEKVNPQEPTKKEAIIIIIDSDNGSKGCTPRMILNMEPER